TGACCCATCAGGTGGGGCTCGCCCAGGTTGTCGATCCGGCCGAACCAGTATTCGGATCCCAGCGCGATGTCCGGTGCGTCGACGAGATCACCCATCACCGACGCCGTGCGATCGACGAATGCCGTTCCCCGGGTGGTCACCCGCTCTGTCGACTGACGGGTAATCCGCGAGATCCTCCAGGCACGGTCCTCGACATCCTTGGAGGGCCGCTGCCACCCGACCTGCCAGTGGGACACCTCGTAGAGAAGCGTCTTGCCGGATTGTCCAGAGACCTCGACACGGATCAGCGTAGTGATGTTTCTGGAATCGTGGCGATCGAAACTGATCGGCTTGAGCGAGACTGCCCCGCTGTGCGTGGACGTCCATTTCCTGAGTGCCGTCGTCGCCTTCAGGCGCGGGGCTTGCTCGTGAGGCTTGCCGAAGGTAGTGAGGAAGGACCCATGGCGCCGTGACAGACCGTTGGCGGTCAGATCCGTCGACATCGCCTTTTGAGTAAAGATGGTCGGCGGCTTGTTGAGACCTCCAGCCGAGGTCCACTCGGCCAGAAGACCCAGCGGTGCCGAGATCGATTCCTCGATGTCGGCCTGGCCCGATGCGCACGGGACCCCCACGCAGATCAGGGCGATCACGAAGCAGCGAGCTGAACAGCGTCGTGTCATCGCCGCGAAGGATACTCCGGAGTTGGGGAACCCACCTATAATGCGTCGATTCGTGGAGACCGGGTATGCGAGTGAGATCGGCAGTCCTGTGGCTCGGTGCAATCCTGGCGATCCTGGCGGCGGCGGAATGTCGACCCGCATCGAGTCCACCACGCAACCTGATCGTGATCTCCATCGACACCCTGCGGGCGGACGCGCTCGGCTGCTACGGGAACGAACGGGAGACCTCGCCCGGGATCGACCGCATCGCGGCTAACGGCGTCCTGTTCGAGGACGCGTCGGCGACATCACCGTGGACCAAGCCATCGCATGCATCCCTGCTGACCGGGCTGTACCCCCGTCGGCATGGCGCGCGCTCGATGGAGGCCGTCATGGCGACGGACGCCGTGCACCTCGCGTCGTGGCTTGCGGAACGAGGGTTTCAGACTGCCGCCGTGGTGAACTCCCGATACCTGACGTCCCACGGCCTCGAGAACGGGTTCATCGATTTCACCTCCATCGACTACATCCAGGGGCAGCGTCACGGCTCTCCCGTCACCGGCGCGGCGATCGACTGGCTTAAGAACCGAGATGCGACACGCCGGTTCTTCCTGCTGGTCCACTACATGGATGTCCATAGCGACTACGCGTCGCTCGCGGAGTACGAGCAGCGATTTGTCGAGCCCTACGACGGTCCGTTCACAGGCTCGACCCGGGAACTCTATCGAGTCGCGGAGGGCGATCTGCGCCCCGACCCATCGGATATCCGTCACCTGCGCAATCTCTACGACGCCGGCGTACGACAGATCGACGACCGGATCGAGCAACTGCTTGGCTTCCTGAAAGGGGAGGGGCTGCTGGAAGACAGCCTGCTGGTGATCACCTCGGATCACGGTGAGGAGTTCATGGAGCACGGTGGCGTGCTTCATGGCTTCTCCCAACATCAGGAGGTCATCAGGATCCCGCTGATCTTCCACGGGCCGGGTATTCCCGAGGACGTGCGAGTCTCGACACCGGCATCGCTGGTCGATGTGCTCTCCACCAGTTTGACCGCCCTCGATGTCGAGTCGCCGGACGACGTGGATGGTGCGCCCTTGCAGGAAACGTGGAGTCGGGACGGGACGGTGGCGGATCGCTTCCTCTATGCAGAGGCGGACATCTCCTTCCCACCTCCCGGACGCGGCGCGGCGCCGCTGGGCCCCCATCGGGCGGTCCGCAACGATCGTTACCGACTGCACTATCAAACCGACACTCAGACGACCCGGCTCTTCGATCTTGCGAACGATCCGGGGGAGCAGATTGACGTCGCGGCGCAATTCCCGGGCATAACGGAGACACTGCGGGATCGGCTCCTGATGTGGCTCGACGCGAGTATCACGACCCCGGAGCGTGCATTGACGGACGAGGAACTCGATCGCTTGCGATCTCTCGGTTACGTCGGACAATAGGCTCGATGAAGTCGTCAATTCCATGGGTCGGGCTGGCGTTGATCTGGGTCGCATGCGCGGCACCCATCACAATCGTCACGGATCTAGAAGGAAACGACGTCGATCCGATCGGATCGGAGAGCGTGACGGTTCTGATTTTCACGCGTACGGATTGCCCGATCTCGAACCGTTATGCGCCGGAGATCGAGAGGATTCACAGAGAGTTCGCCGATCAGGGGGTCGACCTCTGGTTGGTCTACGTCGATCCCGATGAGACGCCGGTGGAGATCCGCCAACACCTCGCCGAGTACAGCTACGGCCTTCCGGCGTTGCGGGACCCTGATCACGTGCTCGTCGCCC
This sequence is a window from Acidobacteriota bacterium. Protein-coding genes within it:
- a CDS encoding sulfatase-like hydrolase/transferase; translated protein: MRVRSAVLWLGAILAILAAAECRPASSPPRNLIVISIDTLRADALGCYGNERETSPGIDRIAANGVLFEDASATSPWTKPSHASLLTGLYPRRHGARSMEAVMATDAVHLASWLAERGFQTAAVVNSRYLTSHGLENGFIDFTSIDYIQGQRHGSPVTGAAIDWLKNRDATRRFFLLVHYMDVHSDYASLAEYEQRFVEPYDGPFTGSTRELYRVAEGDLRPDPSDIRHLRNLYDAGVRQIDDRIEQLLGFLKGEGLLEDSLLVITSDHGEEFMEHGGVLHGFSQHQEVIRIPLIFHGPGIPEDVRVSTPASLVDVLSTSLTALDVESPDDVDGAPLQETWSRDGTVADRFLYAEADISFPPPGRGAAPLGPHRAVRNDRYRLHYQTDTQTTRLFDLANDPGEQIDVAAQFPGITETLRDRLLMWLDASITTPERALTDEELDRLRSLGYVGQ
- a CDS encoding redoxin domain-containing protein; the protein is MKSSIPWVGLALIWVACAAPITIVTDLEGNDVDPIGSESVTVLIFTRTDCPISNRYAPEIERIHREFADQGVDLWLVYVDPDETPVEIRQHLAEYSYGLPALRDPDHVLVARTGAEITPEVAVFNERQEMVYRGRIDDRFVDFGKTRAEATQHDLRETLQALVDDREVTLRTTSAVGCIISDLE